In Pleuronectes platessa chromosome 8, fPlePla1.1, whole genome shotgun sequence, the genomic stretch CCAGAGGTGGTGACCCCCGAGGCCTTCTCCACCCTGCTGGACATGATTTACACCTCCACCCTCTCCCTGGGACGCTCTAACGTGATGGACGTTCTGCTGGCCGCCTCGCACCTCCATCTGAACACTGTGGTGAAGGCCTGCAAGCTCCACCTGTCCAGGAAGAACTTCCCTGCTTCGCCGCCTAAAGGATGGAGGTCagtgcaacagcagcagcagcagcagccgtgtCCCCCCTCACAGGCCGAGAGTTCGCCCTCCCTTCAACTGGTCTCGTCTGCCATGGAGGAGGACCCAGATGAAGATGGAGAGGTAGTAGAGGTGAGCCAATCGATTGGGGAGGTCAGGGGAGTCAATGGAGAGACAGGTGCAGCCGCACCGTCCTCGATGTATAAAAGGAAGTCACAGGAGGACAGGCTCAGCGGCAGGAAGAGAAGCTGCAGAATGCCTGAGGGAAACTACAAGGAGTGTTCTACCACTGTGACCAGCAGAAGCACTGTCagtgcagaggagggaggagatgatCCACCGTCCCGAGACCACCTGAGGACAGCTGATGGACTTTTGGAGAACCAAGgggatgaggaggtggaggagaaataCGAAGCAACCAGGGGAGAGTCAGAGGAGATCCAGCTGCCGAGCCAGTCGGACAGCAGCACGGGAGGTGCAGGGGCGTTGAAGAACGATGGAGATACAGATGGAGACACGGTGGTGAAGGTAAAAGTGGGAGaagaaggggaggaagaggtagaggagCCAGAGATGGTGATGCTGGaggtgaaaaaggaaaatctaAGCTCTTGCTCCCCAGATTTAGATTCTCCTCCATCCCAACCACTAGACTGCACAGACAATTTGAACGCACAAGTAAATAATGAGAAAATGTCCACGGCAGCCGACCCAGCACTGGGTGGTGTTGGCTGTTTACAATCTCAGCTGTGCACAGATCttcagactgacacacacagggacgaTGGGGATTTGTGTGAGGAGGCTGAAGGCCTGGACAGCCTGTCAGAGCTggccttctcctgcttcctcaatCCCAGCGCCCTGGGAGCcctggaggaagaagacagCCTCGCTAGTctcacagctgcagccactgcagccgccgccgccgccagcGATGCTGGAAATGTAGGTGAACCATGTCAAATCTCAGAAGAGGCAAAATTCTCTTTTGCTCAGTCCTctgattcctcctcctctcttgtttttccagtaacctctgtccctctgcagcagcttcttccGACTCAGAGCTCTGGTTTTAGCGACACGCTCATCCTGCAGCCCACCCAGAACTCTTTAGCAGGGTTTCTAAGCGGCATCAGACCCGGCCTCAGTTTGGAAGCCTCCCTCGTCCCACCCACACCCTCTAGAGGTGGGACAGGCTCAGGTGCGACAACCTTCCGTCGCATTGCTCCCAAGGTGGTGCCTGGGTCAGAGGCCGGCACAgatccgtcctcctcctcttctgggtCAGCgggggatgctgctgctgatcgGCCTCCTCTAACCAGAGCTTCAGAGGATGTTATGTCCAAGTGCAAGAAGGCGGCAGCCGAGGACCATGTGCTGTTAGTAGAAGGGGAGAAGAAATACGCCTGCAGCATCTGCTGCAAAACCTTCATGAACCTGACTGACTGTAAGAAGCACATTCGTGTCCACACGGGAGAAAAGCCCTACCCCTGTCCGAAGTGCGGCAAGCGCTTCAGCCAGTCGTCCCACCTGTACAAGCACTCCAAGAACACGTGTGTGAACTGGAAAGACGAGCAGTCGTTCCCAGAACCGCTGCTCTGACCTCTTTgctagaggaagaaaacaaattacactATGAATCTGATTATTTTCAAATCTCAAACACTTGTTCCATGAAATCAAAAATCAATGTGGTTATATATTTacttgatgttttattttgtttcaacCAAGCTGTTTTTTCCCATAAGTGAAACATTCAATGTAGCAAAACCAATGTGAATGCACTGAAACTATCCTCAAAGAATAACATGGTTGATCTCACTCAAATTAAGAGtgatgagaaaataaagaattGCACTCAGTGACTTTTATTGATCATTTTTCAAGCACAAGGATCTTTTTAAGACACGCACAAAACGTCACAATTCTACTGAAAGATAAGTTTTTATTCTTCAGAAAAGCCAGAGCAGGAGTGTTGAAATGGAGCATCAGGTTAATCGTCAGGTTAAAGTGCAGACCAACGACTGTATGTCTAATCTTCATGGCAAGAACCGTGTTTAGAATGAGAGAGAAACATTCTACTTTGAAGGACTCACCTTCAATGCAAACAAGATAATTCTCTTACCATAAAAACTAAGGTTAAGGAGTGCTTCTAGCTGAGGGGACTAAACTTTGCACCAAGCATTTCCTTCCTAAAAGTGCAGTTCTTTGTTACTGTGACAGAATCAAATGAAACTATCGAGGCAGATCTATTATCACATCTGTggggtttctgtttcctgtcttcTGCAAagcatcagaggagacacagcgGCTCCGCTTCAGACTCTAGAGGACGAGTTCTTTGGGCATCTCTGTGCCCCGTAATCCAGCCAGCAGGTTCTGAGCCGTCAGCACTGACATGACACCTCTTGTGGCGTAGGTGGCACTGCCGATGTGCGGCAACACCActgaggaaagaaagaggacaCAGGGTACCATAAAGAGAGAATCAGGGCAAAATTCCTTGTCCGTTTTTTTTAGGGCCGAAATTTCTACTCACCACAGTTTTTGAGGGTTAGAAGGGGATGGTTTGGTGGGAGTGGCTCGGGTGTTGTGACGTCCATTCCAGCGGCAGCTATCTGTCCACTGCTCAGAGCCTCGTACAGATCGTCCTGGTTCACCACAGTCCCCCTAAATCCAATAATTCACCATATTTTCATCCTCATGTCTTTTCCATACACACAGCTGGTGTCACAGAGATATGACAATAATCTAAACCCACTAACAGTCCATTTCATTTGTTATGCCGATgtggtcacatgagaaacatgaaaCCAGGTGACACCTACCGTGGGTTTGAGCTCATTACCGTCATCTCTGCCAAACCTTGGAAATATGTTGCTTCATCACTGCGATGAGAACAAAGTACATAACGCCACAGCCTTACTGGAAACTACTCTTAAAGTCTACCTGCTTGAGTTGATGAGGACTGCGGTCTTCTTCATCTTGCTGAAGAAGGCCTTGTCACACAGCCCCTGGGTTTCTGGAGTCAGGGAGCAGGTCAGAACTATGAAGTCGCTCTCAGGCACAAGTGTGTCCAGAGGAACTGTTCAACAAAGAGAAGAAGTTAAAAAACAATTGATTTTTATCATACAATTTTAGATATgattttcacagttttacaGTTTCTCTCATTACTCTTACCAAATTCTCCATTCAGCTCTGCAGCCTGGGGCTTGGCTGTTCTCCCAGAGTAGAGCAGCCTCTTCACCCCAAAGGGCATGAGTCTCTTAGCAACGGCCATACCTGAATAACACATGTTGCTAGTTAGTTGAGGTTACAGTTAGTTACTGGATGTAGCCATATACCAAAGCAAAAGAAGAAATCATAAGCCTACCAATGCGTCCGAGTCCAATGATTCCTACTGTGCTGCCAGAGAGGCCATATCCACACAGCCAGATGGGGTCCCAGGAGCTCCAGCCACCACTGAGagagtaacacaaacacagttggACCATTGTGCCAGTTTAAGTAATTACTTGTACTTTTAGcttaaaaaataacagaaacacaaatcacgatcaaaagaaaacacagctgaTACGAGTCAATGTGTAACTCTGTGAGACTGACTTCTTGacctcctccactccctctgGTAATCTGCGAGCAGTGGCCAGCAGCAGAGCCACAGTCAGTTCAGCCGTGGCGTCGGTCAGCACGTCCGGAGTGTATCCAACACGTATACCACTGGGGAAAACACACAGCGCTGGAACTTCAGAGGTCATGTGACACTTTTAATCTATTAGTCAGAGCTGGGTTTTGACGGCGTAAGCTGCAGTTTGTTAATGTAACCtaccgtttttttatttcatccacAGCCAAGTGGTCGAACCCAACGGACATGGTGCTGATCACTTTCAGGTTCGGTCCTGTAATCAGAGACAGATCTAGACACTTGTACATTTGATAAGACAGCTGCTGGTCTCTAATTTAAGCTGAAATAGTGAAAGCATATTGAACTAGGCAATCAGCAGGGCTCTTACAGTCGACAGGGCCCAAGAGTCCCATTAAATTCACACAGTCATAGATATCACATCATgcacatgcgcgcacacacacacacacacacacacacacacacacacacacacacacacacacacacacacacacacacacacacacacacacacacacacacacacacacacacacacacacacacacacacacacacacacacacagagagagatgagagtgaCCTGCAGCATCCAGGACCTCAGCATCGATCTTGTCTGTCAGCATACACAGGAGACCGTCAGCCCGTTCAACGCCCTTGAGAAGCTCTGCTCTCGGCACTGGTTCACTCGAGTCCCACTGAGACACTTCACACCtgtttgcatgcacacacaacagagacatGGCTGAAACAGGTACGTCCTGCAGAGGCTCCCTTCAGATGACGGGGCCGTTAGTTGAGAACGTCCTCTGCCAGCGACCATATGGACCATCAGTTAGCAGAATCTATTCTGCTGCACTTTATTCACTCACAGACTTATTCTTTACCATCACACGAGTGGTAGTGTTGTAAGATGTTTCACTTATAGTAATAATAGATGAATTTATAGagcatttttaaacacaaagtacaaagtgctgaacaacaaaaaaaaacattttgaacatATAGCAGGAAGTACATCggtaatgataataatagagATAGAGTATCTGCTGGTGCTACACAAACTGCTGCTTTGCTAAAGTCAAGTAACAGAGACACGTCTTACTCTCCGGCCGCAGACAGGAGCTTCATCCCCTCCTGAGGGATCCTCCGAGTCACGAACACCTTCATgagttttccagctgcctgcaTCACACTTCGATAAATCGTGTCCGGAACAGAAGAGCAGAGTCTAAGAGGAAAGTTCACAGTTTGTCCAGGTACATACTTCACTGatagctcttcttcttcttcttcctcctggtaCCGGGCGGGTTAGACACCTCAATGGCGCAATGCTGCCCCCTACTGTTGGGTGTTTAAGGTGCACGtatgtatgtaaatatgtatttatagatTTATACATTATATTCCTATATAATCTGCACTTAatatgcataaataaaaacagcaaggaacgatacatttatatttctgtatctttgtttttatttgttgacaGTATTCTCAAGTCTTTGGTTCTCAAACAAACATTGAGAAATAAACATCCGTTCCACTGACAGATATTACATGGGTCACTTTGAACTAAACTACTGatacttgtgttttcatgaatcacaaatgttgttttaactGAGCTGTGAAAAGACTTGAGATGGGTCGTTGTTGCCTCACTGATGCTATGAGAAGTACTGtttaagtgttttgttttttctcagtATTTCTAGAGTAGAATATCATGAAACTGACATGCAGGCAGTGGGAGTCACAATGAACAAGAGTCCGGTGAAATATATTTGTCACCTCTCAAGGATTTTTTTAATGCATATTTAATAGGAGCAGGTTACGAGTGCAATAATACAAATTGAGCTGACTTTCCCTTTAGTTTTCTCAATATTTCTACAGTAAAATCTTCTGAAACTTGACATGCAGACAGGGGGACTCACCATGAACCAGAATGAAAGGAGAATTATTTGTCACCTCTTAAGgattcttttaaaataatattgaatagGAGCAATATATGTTTTATGAGAAATAATGTAAATTAAGCTGACATGTTTTCTTTAATTCtctttataaaacacatatATGTAATATTCCATTTCATAAAAcgtgttaatgtgtttgtgtgcaaatcaaatcaaatctccATAATAAGGGAAATTAAACTTTCAACGTTTATTTTCGGGTCTTTTCTTATTTCTGCTCCAAGCATCTGGACCGTAACACCCGTAGTAGACGCGCTGTAGACGCGCATCAACATTTAAGCTGGACCGTGTTTCCACAAACCACACGACCACAGACTTGTGTTTCCTTATTTCTCTGGAATCGAACCCACTGGGATCAATGGTTCAACTCGATCTCACCTTTCCCGAGTCTCCGCTGCCGGAGGACGTCAACGTAGCCGGACGTGTTGGTGCATGTGACGCCTCCGgccgctccttctcctcctcctccgcctcctcctcatccGCCGGGGACGCCACTGTACACAGTGAAGTCTTCTCCCTGGACCCGAAGCGAGGGCGGAACAAACCGGGAGCTGTCGCTGCCAACACGCAGGAGCCGGAGCAGGAAGCGGAGACAGGAGGGAGTCGAGTGTGGACGAGGTGACGAGTTTGTGTTTTATCACTTCGGTTGATCGTTATTTATCTTCGTCGTCCTGTTCGCAGCGGCGGATCAACACGGAGCGTCAGCTGTTGGCTACGAGTCCAGCAGCCTGCTGCTGTTTCCCCGAAGCTcactcagatgtgtgtgtgtgtgtatgtgtgtgtctgtgtgtgtgtgtgtgtgtatgtgtgtgtgtgtgtgtgtgtgtgtgtgtgtgtgtgtgtgtgtgtgtctgtgtgtgtgtctgtgtgtctgtgcgtgcgtgtgatcAATACATTTACAGTGTACGGTCTCGTGTAGACGCTCCAGCACTTTCACCTCTTCATGGTTTCACAGCATAAAGTCCCGGTTTAAAACGAGCTGCAGCCTGATCCCACATCTGCTTTTTATAATGGAGGCGTCTTCAGCCGAGTTCGTTTCGTGTTGACTCTCAACAGTGGTGAGTTGAGTGGTGCACACATATGTCCTTGAAACGGACTCGATGTaggttattatttcattttttgtcgTTTACTTTAGTTATATCGGTCGATTTTCTCTGCACTCAACGACCTGAGCCCGTAGCCCGAGGCACATCCTTCAACTCAGGACAACTTTATCAACAATAAGAGTCAAATCCTCTCCAACCACAACAGGGAACTGCATTATCTGCATTTGATCTCattcaaataacttattttgAGTATTTCCTGCCTTTGTGGTGTTATGACATGATAATGCTGCATATAGACAATGCAGTTTCATCATCAGTTTGTGTAAAGAATAATCAATTCTACCTTTTGAGTCAAGGTATGGATTCGATTGTGGATCACAATCTATGTAATGTTGATATTGATCTGTAATAAGATAATATTGTGCCATGTTCTAGATCTCTAGCTTCTTCCTTCTAGATTAAATGTTCTGTGATCTTATTACAGACAGTACTTGATGATATTGATGATGTTGATATCAATTCGCTTACATCTGACCCAGCCGCCAATCATGTGAGTcgttggggtggggggttgggggggtgtcACATGAGTTACAGTAGGAATGGGTGTCAAGCTGCCGGGGGGAGGGATTTTCAAGACTGCATTGGACATGGTTGAAAAATGACATCGTATTTCACCTCCTTCTGGTGTCTCATGCTTTGAGACTCTTTTAAACCATATCTGGTCCAAATGGaaaccacccacacacagagtccTCAGGCTCGTTGTTTTCTCTCCCTGGTGCAGTGCTTGTTTTGCTGGATGTAATCAAACAAAATATTCCTTTCATTTCCAGAGAACCCCTCCAGTGTCACCCCACCCACTGCACACGTTTGGCTGAGGAACCTGCAGAGCCTGTCTGAGCTTGTCAGCCACAGTGGGTTTAGTGCAATGGCTCTGTTGACCCTGCACAGGATTCCATCCCTCTCCACCGCTCCAGTGAGTCCCCCCCGTCTCCACGCCTGTTTTTTGCTTCATATTCTCACATATGAAAGTTACCTTTCACTTCAGTAGTGATCCAGGACTATCGGAGCTGCCCCTGCTGGACCCTTGTCCATGAATGTGTCCTTTGTGGGTATCTGCTCTGTATTTGCCTGAATGATAAAGAGGCTGTTATGTTTTTTAGTTGTTGCCGGGGATGGAATTGCACTGATAGGTTCTATTTGCCACAGATTTGTGGTcggcaaaatatatttttttaaggctCCCATTCACAGTCATTAGAGCAGTGTCAAGAGATGATTGAATCACAGTCTGTCCAAATCTGTTCAAATCATACAAACACTTCATCACCCGGCTCTGTCCGTAACTTTATCTCTTCTCATTCTCTCATTCTTCTGTTGAGCTGATTTAACTTTACGTCAGAAGCTTGTTCTTTTCTTCCGGTGTTTATCATTGCCAACCAAATCCTACATGACCTGACTGTGGGTCCAGGCCTCCTTTTATTTGCATATTCTGTCACTGAATCGAATCGACTCTTCTATCTTAACGTgtgctctctctttttatcttcttCCCCTCCTCATCGTTTCCCCTCCTGGCTCCTGCCCACTTCTCCTCTTACATTTCTGTTTATCTTTCTTGACTCTGTCTGGACTTGTCAGTTGCGTAACAGGTAAAGTCGCTGTCTCCGTAAACCCTTACTATAGCTGCTACTTCTCtgttgtacccccccccccccccccgccccaccccaTCTCCCCGCACTGCATTTCTTCTTCTTACCTTCTATAGTTTCACTGCTaatctctgttttctcttctcaccCCTCGGTATCCTCTTCCTTCTACTCAcatgtcactctttgtgtccgTCCTCCACTGCACCATATCTGTGTCGCACCACATTTCACCCGAGAAAAGGACTGAACAGTTTTTCCTGCCATATGTGTCAGCACTTTGAACAGGAAATACATTGCACGCACTGCTGCTGGTGCTCCCAGAAAGCTTGTCATAGTGTTTGAGGAGTTAGAAATGTGACCCTGCGGGAGCATTAGGATCAGTGATCAGCATGTACTCATAGTAATTAGCGTATTACAGCAGCCCAAGCATCGGCCTCCAAGTTTCTTGGCAATGTGCATTTGTTCATAATTATAAAGCACCAGCTCCAGAGAAGCTTCAGTCTGCTGGAGCGTAAAGGAATGAaatagaataatacaaatcatcATCAATTAAAGAAATGATTTAGCATTTTTTAGGTTTGtagaattacacacaaacacatcagagattaaatattaatattttccttctctgtctgtctttgttgtggtttactttattttgaaaggatgAAAGCCTCCAAAAAAGAGGGAGACTGCAGAAAAGGTAGATGTGAACCCTCGTCCTCTCTGAATTGACATTTAATGACACTCGTAACAGAATGATTTTTTAACTAACTGATGTGTTTGCGTCTCAGGGAGAGCTTTGCCCTGGTTAAAGGGGCGGTGCTTCTGCTGGAAGAGGGCGAGGGCGAGGACCCCCACAGTGAGACGTCTCACAAACCAACGTCTCCCACGAAGAAAGAGGGCGGAACGTCAAACACACGGCACAGACACCTGCACGCCATGATTGAGCAGCTCAGGCCAGAGGATACCATCCAGCTGGTGAGACCTCGTCTTCTCACGCACGATAGGAATCGGATCAGATCTCAGGTTAAAGGGGCCACATGCAAACTTTACTGTTATATAGCCATTAACAGCTGTGTGCTCACCAGTTTAACATTTTGCTCCTCAAGACACATACGGAGTATAAGAAAAACAGAGATATGTTTCTTTAAGTGGACCACAGCCAGTGTCTGGGCTTCTCTGTAAACAACACTGACTTCCTTGACTTTTAATTTTCCGAAGAAGGCCAAAGAAAATAGAAAGCACAGGCATTTTCTCTGTGCATAATCAGCGAGGTTTTGTGAGATAAATTGGAGAATCCAGACCTCAGAAGAAACTGCAACATGTCGCACAGACGCACGGTGTTTACAGAGCATCAGACCTGTTGCGTTTACATCTTGTCTCCTTTCTGTCTCACACATCCTCCGTCTCTCTGCCGCTCTTGTTTTCTGCCATGCAGGCGGTGCAGCTGGAGTCCATGAACCCCAGCAGAGTCAGGTATCTGATCGTGGTTTCCACCCTCGGCAGCAAACAGGAGAGCGTCCTGCTGGGGATGGATTTCCCCGACTCAGACAGGTGTGTGTCACCAGCATGCTGGTGCACTGTTTCACGAAGAGCAAACATCCATTGACGTTTTAAACTTTGTTCCTTGCCTTGAGTCTCTGTGTACCCACTGGCTCTTTGCAGTGACCGGTGCACCATCGGCTTGGTTCTGCCGATATGGAGCGACATGCAGGTGTATCTGGATGGAGACGGGTAAGACACGTTTGGATTTAAACTTTTAGCAAAAGTGGGGATGATGACTGAGTAAAGGATTTCGAAGCAGCAGCAATGAGTTTAGGAGGCTGGGGCACAGATGGTGCTGCTCGATGCCTGGGATTCTGGCCAGAGATAATGAGAATGAGTAATGACTCTATTTATGGAGTTGAATCATGCTCCATAAATCACGACTGCTCCTATCACTCACTAAGACCTCTGGATAATCATGGAGCTCATGTGCTTTGGAATGTGAAGTATGTTTGGCTTCGGTCTATAGCTGAGAGTGTAGCTGAGGAAAGATCTGGTAAATAAACTCCCTGTTTGGGTTGTAATGCATCCAGAACCCCTAAATATCCACTGCAGCTCTGGTGTGATTCGTCTTAACTGTCTAAAAGCAGTGACTCTGTGCTGTGGCTCTGCTGCCTACTGCCATGTTTTAACTAATCACCATCACCCGCTGAATGTTACCGATACGAGACGCTTTGATTGGCTGCCATGTTCACCCTCATCAGGCTGGATCGCACCTCCCACTGTGCTCACTTCTCACTGGCCTCACATTTTCTTTCCTCACGAGAACAACCGCTCATTTACACTGAATAATACCAGGATTCAATTCTAAAAATAGTGGAGCGTGTGTCAGTTTGCTTTGTAGCAACACTCACAAAGCTTCTTATAAGTGtgacttcctcttctctctttcttctctttcactttctgttcCCCTGACTTAATTATCAGACCTCATGCTTGATTTTGTCCCTCAGTGGTTTCAGCGTGACCTCAGCAGAAGAGACCAGGATCTTTAAGCCTGTCTCCATGCAGACCATGTGGTGAGCAAAATACTGACACTCAGGTGTTCACACCAAGCATGAATGTACCTTTAATGGAATCCAGCACCACACATCCAAAAGTACCAAGTGACATTTTCTCCTTCTACCCCTCCCCACCAACATAAGGTCCGTGCTGCAGGCGCTGCACGGCTGCTGCGAGCGGGCGGTCAAGGCAGTGTTGATCCCAGGCTCTGGACTGGAATGGGCCGAGCACTACCAGAAGCTCATCGAGTCAGACCGCTTCTGCCTCAATGAGTGGGAGGCCATGGACGATCTGGAGTCAGTCCGAAAGGACGTTAGTGGACAGAGGTGAGAGGTGTTTCCTCTAAATGTCAGCGCAGTGCTCTTATCGGAACTAAGTGAGCTCCTGCTGCCAGTGGTGGATCAAGTATTTAGatcttttacttaagtagaaataCAACATAATCCACTTCAGGCAGTCCAGCTTTTAAAGTCTAACATAAGCAGAAGTTCAAAAGTACTAACAGctaaatatatttgaaaagtaaagtaaaagtgcTGAATAGGCCCATGTGATTGTTGTGTTATAAACCAGCTGTAACTTCTCTCAGAAAAAGTAATTAGTTAATAATTAAGTTCAAAATTGTCGCTCTACCTACAGTGTTTCTCCTAGGACTGTTCTCAGGCCTGGTATTTCTCACCCCAGTTTAAGAGCGGTGcatgaaactgaaaaacactCGGACACTCAGAAACAAGAGAGGGAGCAAAAGAAACTTAACTTTCATCAAAAACAACGAAAGAAATTTTGAATCGTATCAAAATAAGCTGTGTAACCTTTAACTACACATCATGAACTAAGCGTGCGTGATTCATTTCTGCAAATGGTGAAAAATGTCATTAATACTATACACtttaaactataaaataaaattttaaAAAGGAGATCTTACAgcaattttgttgttttttgttttgttattaaaaattgtttttttaggggggCCTGGCTGGGGTTCATGCCACCAGGCCTGTACTGTTATAGAGGATAACAAGTTGTTATTTCCAAAGTAACAAATGTTCTCCGCTACATTCGTTCAAGTACAATACTTGATACACAGTAAGGAGGTACTTACTTTGTTATTTCCAAAGTAAGTACCTCCTTACTGTGTATCAAGTATTGTACTTGAACAAATGTTCTCCGCTACATTCGTCTGCCTGTAGctataaatgtgtaaatacaaTTAAAGTTTTCACCTGTTCTTATTGCTAATGCACACCTGACAATCTGTACTAAAAGGTTGACTTGTCCCTGTTTGGGTAGCTCGGCAGACAGACTCTCCAACGAGATGCTGATCAAAGAGAACCTGAGAGACATTATGAGGACTGAAGACCTGGACAACCTCACGTCGAAAATGGTGAGACGTGGGCAGATGAGGAATTGGGAACTTCTGTAGCAGGGCTGCAGTTTAGTCCGTCAAATATTAACAAGAGGATGTTTGCAAACCTGCGTTGATCTTTGCTTTGCTCTGACGTAGGTGCATTCTAGTCTAGAGTCGAGGATCGGCTTCGATATGAGACCTTACAAGGAGTACATTGACAATGAGATCCTGGTCACCATGGCTCAGATGGACAAACCCTCTAAAATATTGGACTTTCTCTATCTGGTGAGTGGTAGCTCAGCTGCTAAGAGGTTGGTCAGAAGGCTTTGTTTTAGTTGGTGTGTTTGGTGGGTGCTTTCACCAGGATGTCGTAAGTGACTGTAACTTCCTCTTTGTGCTAGACATGTGTCGACAGTGACAGGGAAGATGGCTGTGTTGgcccttttcttttcctcctctgtgccCTCGGTTGAATGTGTCCTTCTTTATCTGGTTTCAGGGCTCTGAGTGGAACGCCGCTAACtttgaggagctgcagaaaAACAAGTCAGTGCGACACATTCTAAAGCTCTTTGTATCCAAGTTATCATCCAGAGTTTCCATTGTTTTAACTCTGAATTGTGTTTTCCTGAGTCACTGCCGCTGCTCTGACCCTGCGTCTATGTGTCTTTCAGTGTGGGCTACATTCTGAATGTGACGAGAGAGATTGACAACTTTTTCCCAGAGTCCTTCACGTACATGAACATCAGAGTGTACGATGTCGAAGCCACCGACCTGCTCCCCTACTGGACGGACACATACAAATTTATCAACACTGCAAGGTAGTCCTGAAACCGTGCACACATACGAAGACTCTTAACATCCAAACGTGTGTA encodes the following:
- the LOC128445443 gene encoding zinc finger and BTB domain-containing protein 5, with the translated sequence MDFPGHFQHIFQQLNHQRLHAQLIDCVVLVGGQSFEAHRSILAACSSHFRALLSSSDAGDEVGAAWVDRGEGPSVIDLDPEVVTPEAFSTLLDMIYTSTLSLGRSNVMDVLLAASHLHLNTVVKACKLHLSRKNFPASPPKGWRSVQQQQQQQPCPPSQAESSPSLQLVSSAMEEDPDEDGEVVEVSQSIGEVRGVNGETGAAAPSSMYKRKSQEDRLSGRKRSCRMPEGNYKECSTTVTSRSTVSAEEGGDDPPSRDHLRTADGLLENQGDEEVEEKYEATRGESEEIQLPSQSDSSTGGAGALKNDGDTDGDTVVKVKVGEEGEEEVEEPEMVMLEVKKENLSSCSPDLDSPPSQPLDCTDNLNAQVNNEKMSTAADPALGGVGCLQSQLCTDLQTDTHRDDGDLCEEAEGLDSLSELAFSCFLNPSALGALEEEDSLASLTAAATAAAAAASDAGNSSDSSSSLVFPVTSVPLQQLLPTQSSGFSDTLILQPTQNSLAGFLSGIRPGLSLEASLVPPTPSRGGTGSGATTFRRIAPKVVPGSEAGTDPSSSSSGSAGDAAADRPPLTRASEDVMSKCKKAAAEDHVLLVEGEKKYACSICCKTFMNLTDCKKHIRVHTGEKPYPCPKCGKRFSQSSHLYKHSKNTCVNWKDEQSFPEPLL
- the grhpra gene encoding glyoxylate reductase/hydroxypyruvate reductase, yielding MQAAGKLMKVFVTRRIPQEGMKLLSAAGECEVSQWDSSEPVPRAELLKGVERADGLLCMLTDKIDAEVLDAAGPNLKVISTMSVGFDHLAVDEIKKRGIRVGYTPDVLTDATAELTVALLLATARRLPEGVEEVKNGGWSSWDPIWLCGYGLSGSTVGIIGLGRIGMAVAKRLMPFGVKRLLYSGRTAKPQAAELNGEFVPLDTLVPESDFIVLTCSLTPETQGLCDKAFFSKMKKTAVLINSSRGTVVNQDDLYEALSSGQIAAAGMDVTTPEPLPPNHPLLTLKNCVVLPHIGSATYATRGVMSVLTAQNLLAGLRGTEMPKELVL
- the si:ch211-203d1.3 gene encoding protein phosphatase Slingshot homolog 3, giving the protein MALLTLHRIPSLSTAPDESLQKRGRLQKRESFALVKGAVLLLEEGEGEDPHSETSHKPTSPTKKEGGTSNTRHRHLHAMIEQLRPEDTIQLAVQLESMNPSRVRYLIVVSTLGSKQESVLLGMDFPDSDSDRCTIGLVLPIWSDMQVYLDGDGGFSVTSAEETRIFKPVSMQTMWSVLQALHGCCERAVKAVLIPGSGLEWAEHYQKLIESDRFCLNEWEAMDDLESVRKDVSGQSSADRLSNEMLIKENLRDIMRTEDLDNLTSKMVHSSLESRIGFDMRPYKEYIDNEILVTMAQMDKPSKILDFLYLGSEWNAANFEELQKNNVGYILNVTREIDNFFPESFTYMNIRVYDVEATDLLPYWTDTYKFINTARKRGKAVLVHCKMGVSRSSSTVMAYVMKQQRWSMDVAMGYVRDHRSIVKPNDGFLKQLQTYDGILNASRQRHSALWRRKSRDQRQKSIRKEEEGDEGKPEEEEEEEEEEDEEYEEDQESPDDKDSGCSEEKDESEEEEEVFEEPVPTSDTNQDLGPTEPAAVCPTITLHEPEKVASSINRSGRMNLFSLMQSISELDAEDKGREQLPGSPKRSPGQRRRSNARRGLTHQTACVDVSPEPRSLPD